One window from the genome of Candidatus Methylomirabilis sp. encodes:
- a CDS encoding PIN domain-containing protein has product MGLIEEIGRGPVGLDTVIFIYFIEEHPQFLSMVEPVFAAIDTGSFEGVTSGLTLLEALVAPYRAGNAPLAERYNALLTRSRGIRLVDLHRPLLRAAAQLRATARVKTPDALQLAAALGTHCSAYLTNDRDLPPIPGLRILQLRDYLPAM; this is encoded by the coding sequence GTGGGATTGATCGAAGAGATCGGGCGCGGCCCCGTTGGCCTCGACACGGTTATCTTCATCTACTTTATTGAGGAACACCCGCAGTTTCTGTCGATGGTGGAACCGGTCTTTGCCGCCATTGATACCGGTTCGTTCGAGGGTGTGACGTCCGGACTGACGCTCCTTGAGGCACTGGTGGCGCCATACCGTGCCGGCAATGCGCCACTGGCCGAGCGTTACAATGCGCTGCTCACCAGAAGCCGAGGCATTCGGCTGGTTGACCTACACCGACCACTGCTACGCGCGGCGGCGCAACTTCGCGCTACCGCTCGCGTGAAGACGCCGGATGCGCTGCAGTTGGCGGCGGCGCTTGGCACACATTGCTCAGCCTACCTCACGAACGACAGGGATCTGCCACCCATCCCGGGACTTCGGATTCTGCAGCTTCGCGACTATCTGCCGGCCATGTGA
- a CDS encoding HigA family addiction module antitoxin, with product MRKVPYPHPGEILLEEFLKPMGITQYRLAKEIGVSQRRIGEIVVGARAITADTGLRLSRFFGMSENFWIGLQMDYDAAKTKDSLAKTLAKIKPWTLGGVHSGTPA from the coding sequence ATGCGTAAAGTTCCCTATCCGCACCCCGGTGAAATTCTGCTGGAAGAATTCCTGAAACCGATGGGTATCACGCAATACCGGTTGGCCAAGGAGATCGGCGTATCGCAACGGCGCATTGGCGAGATCGTGGTCGGCGCGCGCGCCATCACCGCCGATACGGGCCTGCGTCTCTCGCGGTTTTTCGGCATGTCCGAGAATTTCTGGATTGGCTTACAGATGGACTACGACGCAGCCAAGACTAAGGATTCCCTTGCCAAGACGCTGGCAAAGATCAAGCCGTGGACGCTGGGCGGGGTTCATTCAGGTACCCCGGCCTAA
- the thiD gene encoding bifunctional hydroxymethylpyrimidine kinase/phosphomethylpyrimidine kinase → MRTALTIAGSDSGGGAGIQADLKTFAALGVFGTSAITSVTAQNTVGVQEVYDLPPEFVGRQIDSVLDDIAIDAAKTGMLSSAAIIEVVAAKVKAHAIERLVVDPVMVAKGGAPLLRPDAVNALIEYLLPLALIVTPNVPEAEALTGLTITDLNEMRQAARQIHGLGPRCVVLKGGHLNGCAIDLLFDGSRFTELDAERIDTLHTHGTGCVFSAAIAAELAKGNPVPEAVASAKRFITAAIRHGFPLGKGVGPTDPIAAARDLESRNFEP, encoded by the coding sequence ATGCGGACAGCGCTGACCATCGCGGGCTCAGATTCCGGGGGTGGAGCGGGGATCCAGGCCGATCTCAAAACCTTTGCGGCCCTTGGTGTGTTCGGGACCTCAGCGATCACGTCGGTTACGGCCCAGAATACGGTCGGCGTCCAAGAGGTATACGACCTGCCGCCGGAGTTCGTCGGCCGCCAGATCGATTCGGTCCTTGACGATATCGCCATCGATGCGGCTAAGACCGGAATGCTCTCAAGCGCAGCGATTATCGAGGTGGTTGCGGCGAAGGTGAAGGCGCATGCAATCGAGCGGCTAGTGGTCGATCCGGTAATGGTGGCCAAGGGTGGGGCGCCGTTACTTCGGCCTGATGCAGTGAACGCGCTCATCGAGTATCTGCTGCCGCTCGCGCTCATCGTCACGCCGAACGTGCCAGAGGCTGAGGCGCTCACAGGGCTGACGATCACCGATCTCAATGAGATGCGCCAGGCGGCGCGACAGATTCACGGCCTTGGTCCGAGGTGTGTTGTTCTCAAGGGAGGCCACTTGAACGGTTGCGCGATCGATCTTCTGTTCGATGGAAGTCGCTTCACGGAGCTTGATGCCGAGCGGATCGATACGCTGCACACCCACGGGACCGGATGCGTGTTTTCTGCGGCCATCGCCGCGGAGCTGGCTAAGGGCAATCCGGTTCCGGAAGCCGTTGCCAGCGCCAAGCGCTTCATCACGGCTGCCATCCGTCATGGGTTTCCGCTTGGCAAGGGAGTTGGTCCGACCGATCCAATCGCGGCCGCCAGAGACCTCGAATCCCGCAACTTTGAACCTTGA
- a CDS encoding type II toxin-antitoxin system RelB/DinJ family antitoxin, giving the protein MSKTAMVRARLEPDLKNHAESVFHRLGLNATQAITIFYRQVELRGGLPFDVVVPTTTTKRTFEASETGRDLIVCDDADDMFRKLGI; this is encoded by the coding sequence ATGAGCAAGACCGCAATGGTACGGGCCAGATTGGAACCGGACCTGAAAAACCACGCCGAATCCGTCTTTCACCGATTGGGCCTGAACGCAACGCAAGCCATCACGATTTTCTACAGGCAAGTTGAGCTTCGTGGCGGACTTCCGTTCGATGTCGTCGTTCCGACAACAACCACGAAACGGACATTCGAAGCTTCCGAGACCGGACGTGATCTGATCGTCTGCGATGATGCAGACGACATGTTCCGGAAACTCGGTATCTGA
- the nfi gene encoding deoxyribonuclease V (cleaves DNA at apurinic or apyrimidinic sites), whose translation MRNRTLHRWDVSPQEAVAIQLMLRPQLCLHGTGPFATVAGVDVAYDATLQLMFAGAVVMSDDGHEMLDFATATASVDFPYIPGLLSFREIPAVIKAWNRLKTSADCLICDGHGLAHPRRFGLACHLGLMLDLPSIGCAKSRLVGTHREPRTRRGSVAPLLDHGEQIGVVLRTKDGVAPVFISQGDRIGLDAAVQTVLATCRGYRLPEPQRRAHLLVTKMRLAARP comes from the coding sequence ATGCGCAACCGGACCCTGCACCGATGGGACGTCTCACCGCAAGAGGCAGTGGCGATCCAGCTCATGCTGCGACCGCAGCTTTGCCTGCACGGGACAGGACCGTTCGCCACAGTCGCGGGGGTAGATGTTGCGTACGATGCGACCTTACAGTTGATGTTTGCCGGCGCCGTTGTCATGAGCGACGACGGGCATGAAATGCTGGATTTCGCAACGGCGACTGCGAGCGTGGACTTTCCGTACATCCCGGGACTTCTGTCGTTCCGGGAGATACCGGCGGTTATCAAGGCCTGGAACAGACTTAAGACATCGGCGGATTGTCTGATCTGTGATGGTCACGGCCTTGCGCATCCCCGTCGCTTTGGGCTTGCCTGTCATCTGGGTCTCATGCTCGATCTTCCCTCGATCGGATGCGCCAAGAGCCGTCTGGTGGGGACGCACCGCGAGCCGCGGACGCGTCGCGGGAGCGTTGCGCCGCTACTGGATCATGGCGAGCAGATCGGCGTGGTCCTTCGGACGAAAGATGGGGTGGCGCCGGTCTTTATCTCCCAGGGCGATCGGATCGGTCTGGATGCCGCCGTGCAGACGGTGCTCGCAACCTGCCGCGGCTATCGACTCCCGGAGCCTCAGCGACGCGCCCATCTGTTGGTGACAAAGATGCGGCTTGCCGCTAGACCGTAG
- a CDS encoding SDR family oxidoreductase — MELGLRGKVVVVTGGSRGIGRAIALGYAEEGCRLSICGRGLPALEEATQTIKAYGVELLTVSTDLTDPHGAERFVQATLDRYGRIDVLVNNIGGSRRGELEVLSENDWREVYDLNFFSTLRMVRLVVPVMKRQGGGRIISIASIWGRESGGAMTYNASKAAVISLSKSLAKELAPHNILVNSVAPGSTLFPGGSWDRRQRENPTQIAQFIKDELPLGRFGRPEEVAAVVVFLASQQASLVTGACVTVDGCQSRSLI; from the coding sequence ATGGAGTTAGGGCTGCGTGGGAAGGTCGTGGTGGTGACGGGTGGAAGCCGAGGGATCGGCAGGGCGATCGCCCTGGGGTATGCCGAGGAGGGGTGTCGGCTTAGTATCTGCGGTCGAGGCCTGCCGGCACTGGAAGAGGCGACCCAGACGATCAAAGCCTACGGGGTCGAACTCCTCACGGTGTCTACCGACCTCACCGACCCTCATGGGGCTGAGCGGTTTGTGCAGGCGACACTCGACCGATATGGCCGGATCGATGTCCTGGTGAACAACATCGGCGGGTCGCGCCGGGGGGAGTTGGAGGTCCTCTCAGAGAACGATTGGCGAGAGGTGTACGATCTGAACTTCTTCTCGACGCTCCGGATGGTCCGGCTGGTGGTACCCGTCATGAAGCGGCAGGGCGGAGGACGGATCATCAGCATCGCCTCGATCTGGGGGCGGGAGTCGGGAGGGGCGATGACCTACAATGCGTCCAAAGCGGCGGTGATCAGCCTCTCCAAATCGCTCGCCAAGGAACTGGCGCCTCACAATATCCTGGTCAACAGCGTCGCGCCAGGCTCAACGCTCTTTCCGGGCGGCTCATGGGACCGGCGACAACGCGAGAACCCGACTCAGATCGCCCAGTTTATCAAGGATGAGCTGCCGCTGGGCCGATTCGGCCGCCCCGAGGAGGTCGCCGCCGTCGTGGTCTTCCTGGCATCCCAACAGGCGAGCTTAGTGACCGGCGCGTGCGTCACGGTCGATGGCTGTCAGTCGCGCTCACTCATCTGA
- a CDS encoding STAS domain-containing protein: MQLEQRRAGEALVVAPLEERLDARIATDFKERMAELIASGNSKIVLDLSKVEFIDSSGLGAIVSSLKRMGGRGDLVVCGLQETTMTMFRLTRMDRVFQVFGSEQQAISALSG, encoded by the coding sequence ATGCAGCTTGAGCAGCGGAGAGCAGGCGAGGCATTGGTGGTTGCGCCGCTAGAGGAGCGGCTGGACGCCAGGATCGCAACTGATTTTAAGGAGCGGATGGCTGAACTAATCGCTTCGGGGAACTCGAAGATCGTGCTGGATCTCTCCAAGGTAGAGTTTATTGACAGCAGTGGTTTGGGGGCGATTGTCTCAAGCCTGAAGCGAATGGGGGGACGGGGGGATCTGGTCGTGTGCGGGTTACAGGAGACCACCATGACCATGTTCAGGCTGACGAGGATGGATCGGGTATTTCAGGTGTTTGGCAGTGAGCAGCAGGCCATTTCAGCCTTGAGCGGCTGA
- a CDS encoding type II toxin-antitoxin system RelE/ParE family toxin, which produces MPIRSFKCADTQSLFDGKRVKRFVNIESVAMRKLAILNQVGSLNDLRVPPGNRLEALKGDRTGQHSIRINDQFRVCFVWTTGGPQDVEIVDYH; this is translated from the coding sequence ATGCCGATCCGGTCATTCAAGTGCGCCGATACGCAAAGCCTATTTGACGGCAAACGGGTCAAGCGGTTTGTGAACATCGAATCCGTTGCTATGCGCAAGTTGGCAATACTGAACCAGGTCGGAAGCCTCAATGATCTGCGCGTACCGCCGGGCAACCGACTGGAAGCCTTAAAAGGTGACCGCACCGGGCAGCATAGCATCCGCATCAACGATCAGTTCCGGGTGTGCTTCGTGTGGACGACGGGAGGCCCGCAGGACGTTGAGATCGTGGACTATCACTGA
- a CDS encoding DUF523 domain-containing protein: protein MHRVLVSACLLGERVRHNGEHKQSHDSVLQRWLREGRVVPFCPEVAGGLPVPRPAAEITEAGGRSSVLLGTGRVLDVNGRDVSAFFVAGAQQALEYTRRDSIRVAVLKEGSPSCGTSFIYDGTFTSRRVPGQGVTTALLRQAGIHVFNEFQFEEADRILAQLPQEVGS from the coding sequence ATGCATCGAGTGCTGGTGAGCGCATGCCTGCTGGGTGAGCGCGTTCGTCACAACGGCGAGCACAAGCAGAGCCATGATAGCGTCCTTCAGCGGTGGCTGCGCGAAGGGCGCGTCGTGCCATTCTGTCCGGAGGTCGCGGGAGGGTTGCCTGTCCCGAGGCCAGCCGCTGAGATCACTGAGGCTGGGGGTAGGTCGAGCGTCCTGTTGGGCACCGGAAGGGTCCTCGATGTGAACGGCCGTGATGTCTCCGCCTTCTTCGTCGCCGGCGCGCAGCAGGCCCTCGAGTATACTCGACGAGACTCAATTCGGGTCGCGGTCCTCAAAGAGGGCAGCCCGTCCTGTGGCACGTCCTTCATCTACGACGGCACGTTCACTTCCCGACGGGTTCCAGGGCAAGGAGTCACTACAGCCCTCCTCCGACAAGCGGGCATCCATGTCTTCAACGAGTTCCAGTTCGAGGAGGCCGACCGGATCCTTGCCCAGCTACCCCAGGAAGTTGGGTCCTGA
- a CDS encoding type II toxin-antitoxin system HicB family antitoxin — MYRFLIVIEKANGNFSAYSPDLPGCVATGKTREQVTRNMHEAIEMHVRGLLEDKLPVPKPRAFAEYVAVL, encoded by the coding sequence ATGTATCGCTTTCTCATTGTCATCGAAAAGGCTAACGGAAACTTCTCGGCTTACTCCCCAGACTTACCGGGCTGTGTCGCGACCGGCAAGACCCGCGAGCAAGTCACGCGGAACATGCATGAAGCCATTGAAATGCATGTACGAGGTTTGCTCGAAGACAAGCTGCCGGTCCCCAAGCCTCGCGCTTTCGCAGAATATGTGGCCGTGCTTTAG
- a CDS encoding ATP-binding protein, with amino-acid sequence MNGRRITLAITSDLQNVPLIGQAVERLCALIPLSNIESHQIALCVVEAVTNAIMHAYGNEAEHEVEVIFGQYPDHLILQICDTGRTMDPKHLEPQTASPLDFDPCRLNSIPERGLGLAIMKVTMDKVTYTSCEGKNILTLTRFFRPCQGKEEPLRG; translated from the coding sequence TTGAACGGAAGACGGATCACGCTGGCCATTACCAGCGATCTGCAGAATGTGCCGCTCATCGGTCAAGCGGTGGAGCGGCTCTGCGCTCTTATCCCGCTTTCCAATATCGAATCACACCAGATCGCGCTGTGTGTGGTCGAGGCCGTCACCAATGCCATCATGCATGCCTACGGCAATGAGGCAGAGCATGAGGTAGAGGTGATCTTCGGGCAGTATCCCGACCACCTGATCCTTCAGATCTGTGACACGGGAAGGACCATGGACCCGAAGCACCTCGAACCTCAGACGGCTTCACCCCTGGATTTTGACCCTTGTCGTCTGAACAGTATTCCCGAAAGGGGGTTGGGACTGGCCATTATGAAGGTGACGATGGACAAAGTGACCTATACCTCTTGCGAGGGGAAAAACATCCTGACCCTGACCAGGTTTTTCAGACCGTGTCAAGGCAAAGAAGAACCATTGAGAGGATGA
- a CDS encoding glycogen/starch/alpha-glucan phosphorylase, translating into MSNPRPEQHTGSVLGKQGHEALTISAFQDAIHYHAQYSLGKRCESCSRRELFTAVALAVRDSIIDKMLDTENRYQQADPKRVHYLSMEYLPGRSLKNNLSNLGILNLCRDALHKMRVDLAEVLEGECEAGLGNGGLGRLAACFLDSMATMSMPAYGYGINYEYGLFKQDIDNGYQKEKPDNWLIHGSPWQIERPDEACIVPLYGRVEHGIDRAGQYNPMWMDWKIIVGIPHDMPIVGFGGQTVNVLRLYSARSSEEFDMQIFNDGDYLKAVEQQIASETISKVLYPSDSIEAGRELRLIQEYLLVACALRDIVRRYEKTHTTFDQFASKVAIHFNDTHPALTVAELMRILVDEYAQPWERAWETTQAALSYTNHTLMPEALEKWSVSLLEYVLPRHLQIIYEINRRFLAQVASVWPGDHERLQRMSVIEEGEQKAVRMVNLALVGSHATNGVSTLHTQLMKTSLASDFYQLWPDKFSTKTNGVTPRRWLLHANPLLADLITNTIGDGWITDLGKLRALEPYARDPDFQQAFMTVKRSSKALLTQIIHDRCRVAVSPDALFDVHVKRIHEYKRQLLNVMQIIHEYQCMTQDGKAPPVPRVYIFAGKAAPGYWAAKQIIKLISSVGDVINTDPRVKGLIKVVFIPDYCVSLAEQIVPAADVSEHISMAGTEASGTGNMKFTMNGALTIGTHDGATIEIMEEVGRDNIFLFGLQIEEIRRMRERGSYHPREYYHRSPHMRRLMDTFVSNLFCPNQPGLFRWIYESILDRGDPYFHLADLESYIATQERVTQAFKDPAAWACKAILNVARVGKFSSDRAIAEYAREIWNIQPVL; encoded by the coding sequence ATGTCGAACCCAAGGCCTGAGCAGCATACAGGGTCAGTACTCGGCAAGCAAGGTCATGAGGCCCTTACGATATCCGCGTTCCAAGACGCCATCCACTATCATGCCCAATACTCATTAGGCAAAAGGTGCGAGAGCTGTTCCCGACGTGAGCTGTTTACGGCCGTAGCGCTCGCTGTTCGAGACTCCATCATCGATAAAATGTTAGACACCGAGAATCGGTATCAACAGGCCGATCCCAAGCGCGTGCATTACCTCTCCATGGAGTATCTCCCGGGTCGGTCCTTGAAAAACAATCTGAGCAATCTGGGAATACTGAATCTGTGCCGGGATGCGCTCCATAAGATGCGCGTCGATCTCGCGGAGGTGCTGGAAGGCGAGTGTGAGGCCGGTCTGGGAAATGGCGGTCTCGGTCGCTTGGCAGCCTGTTTTCTGGACTCCATGGCCACCATGAGTATGCCGGCGTATGGATACGGCATTAACTATGAGTATGGCTTGTTTAAACAGGATATCGATAATGGGTATCAGAAGGAAAAACCGGACAACTGGCTGATTCACGGAAGCCCTTGGCAGATTGAGCGTCCCGATGAGGCCTGCATCGTTCCCCTGTACGGCCGCGTCGAACATGGCATTGATCGCGCCGGTCAATATAACCCCATGTGGATGGATTGGAAGATCATCGTCGGCATTCCGCACGACATGCCGATTGTGGGGTTCGGCGGCCAGACGGTGAATGTGCTGCGATTATACTCGGCGAGATCGTCCGAGGAATTTGATATGCAGATCTTCAATGATGGAGACTACCTGAAGGCGGTTGAACAGCAGATCGCCTCAGAGACCATCTCCAAAGTCCTCTACCCCTCCGACTCGATCGAAGCGGGTCGGGAACTGCGGCTGATTCAAGAATACCTGCTTGTAGCATGCGCCCTCAGAGACATTGTCAGACGATACGAAAAAACCCATACCACCTTTGATCAGTTTGCCTCGAAGGTCGCCATCCATTTCAATGACACCCATCCGGCCCTGACCGTCGCAGAATTGATGCGTATTCTGGTTGATGAATATGCCCAACCCTGGGAGAGGGCCTGGGAGACGACTCAGGCTGCACTGTCGTATACCAATCACACCTTGATGCCTGAAGCGTTAGAAAAGTGGTCGGTCTCGCTGCTCGAGTACGTCTTGCCACGGCATCTTCAGATTATTTACGAGATCAACCGTCGATTCCTCGCGCAGGTAGCCTCCGTGTGGCCTGGCGACCACGAGCGATTGCAACGTATGTCCGTGATTGAGGAAGGGGAGCAGAAAGCTGTGCGCATGGTCAACCTGGCGCTTGTCGGCAGCCATGCAACAAATGGGGTATCGACTCTCCACACCCAACTGATGAAAACCTCTTTGGCGTCAGATTTCTATCAACTCTGGCCGGATAAATTCAGCACCAAGACGAATGGCGTGACACCGCGACGCTGGTTGCTTCACGCCAATCCGCTATTGGCCGATCTCATCACCAATACCATTGGGGACGGTTGGATCACTGACCTGGGTAAGCTCAGGGCCTTGGAACCCTATGCGCGGGATCCGGACTTCCAACAGGCATTCATGACGGTGAAACGATCCAGCAAGGCGCTCCTCACCCAGATCATCCATGACCGCTGCCGGGTGGCGGTCAGTCCGGATGCGTTGTTTGATGTTCACGTCAAACGGATTCACGAGTACAAACGGCAACTGCTCAATGTCATGCAGATCATCCATGAGTATCAGTGTATGACTCAAGACGGGAAAGCGCCTCCTGTGCCTCGTGTGTATATCTTTGCCGGCAAGGCAGCGCCGGGGTATTGGGCGGCAAAGCAGATTATCAAATTGATCAGCAGTGTGGGCGACGTCATCAACACCGATCCCCGGGTGAAGGGGCTGATTAAGGTGGTCTTCATTCCAGACTACTGCGTCTCCCTGGCGGAGCAGATCGTTCCCGCCGCGGATGTGAGCGAGCACATTTCCATGGCCGGGACGGAGGCCTCAGGAACGGGGAACATGAAGTTCACGATGAATGGGGCGCTCACTATCGGTACCCACGATGGGGCGACTATCGAGATCATGGAAGAGGTGGGTCGGGATAATATCTTTCTCTTCGGATTACAGATCGAGGAGATCCGGCGGATGCGTGAGCGCGGGTCGTATCATCCTCGAGAGTATTATCATCGCAGCCCCCACATGAGACGACTCATGGATACGTTTGTTTCCAACCTGTTTTGTCCGAACCAGCCTGGCCTGTTTCGCTGGATTTACGAGTCTATCCTGGACCGGGGGGACCCGTACTTCCATCTGGCCGATCTGGAGTCGTATATCGCAACCCAGGAACGAGTCACTCAGGCGTTCAAAGACCCTGCAGCCTGGGCATGTAAGGCTATCTTGAACGTTGCCCGGGTGGGTAAATTCTCGAGCGACCGCGCCATCGCTGAGTACGCCCGCGAGATCTGGAACATCCAACCCGTCCTCTAG